The following proteins come from a genomic window of Trifolium pratense cultivar HEN17-A07 linkage group LG4, ARS_RC_1.1, whole genome shotgun sequence:
- the LOC123921821 gene encoding chaperone protein dnaJ 11, chloroplastic-like — protein MLSVSFPTSLSTAVNFAGKTISSQPCHVRSRRILISATATATEATSTKLSHAMVSSSCTSLYEILGIATVASDQEIKAAYRRLARVSHPDVATVDRKDSSADEFMKIRDAYSTLSDPEKRASYDRSLFRRQQPLTAMRFSGHGCRNWETDQCW, from the coding sequence ATGCTCTCAGTTTCTTTTCCCACATCTCTCAGCACCGCCGTCAATTTCGCCGGCAAAACCATCTCATCACAACCGTGCCACGTCAGATCCCGGCGAATTCTAATTTCTGCCACAGCCACCGCAACTGAAGCTACCTCTACTAAGCTTTCTCACGCTATGGTTTCATCTTCATGCACGTCGCTGTATGAGATTCTTGGAATTGCGACCGTTGCTTCTGATCAGGAGATTAAGGCAGCTTACCGGCGACTCGCGAGAGTTTCACATCCTGACGTGGCGACGGTTGATCGGAAAGATTCGTCGGCGGATGAGTTCATGAAGATTCGTGATGCGTATTCTACGTTGTCAGATCCTGAGAAGCGAGCTAGCTATGATAGAAGCTTGTTCCGGCGTCAGCAACCGCTTACGGCGATGAGATTTTCTGGACATGGTTGTCGGAACTGGGAAACGGATCAGTGCTGGTAG